One region of Pseudomonas sp. B21-040 genomic DNA includes:
- the oadA gene encoding sodium-extruding oxaloacetate decarboxylase subunit alpha, translated as MTKKIHVTDTILRDAHQSLLATRMRTEDMLPICDKLDKVGYWSLECWGGATFDACVRFLKEDPWERLRQLRAALPNTRLQMLLRGQNLLGYRHYSDDVVKAFVAKAAVNGIDVFRIFDAMNDVRNLRVAIEAVKASGKHAQGTIAYTTSPVHTIEAFVAQAKQMEAMGCDSVAIKDMAGLLTPYATGELVKALKSEQSLPVFIHSHDTAGLAAMCQMKAIENGADHIDTAISSFAWGTSHPGTESMVAALKGSEFDTGLNLELLQEIGLYFYAVRKKYHQFESEFTAVDTRVQVNQVPGGMISNLANQLKEQGALNRMSEVLAEIPRVREDLGFPPLVTPTSQIVGTQAFFNVLAGERYKTITNEVKLYLQGGYGKAPGTVNEQLRRQAIGSEEVIDVRPADLLKPEMAKLRAEIGTVAKSEEDVLTYAMFPDIGRKFLEERAAGTLTPEVLLPIPEAGRVTSAGGEGVPTEFVIDVHGETYRVDITGVGVKAEGKRHFYLSIDGMPEEVVFEPLNEFVGGGSSKRKQATAPGHVSTTMPGNIVDVLVKEGDTVKAGQAVLITEAMKMETEVQSAIAGKVTAIHVAKGDRVNPGEILIEIEG; from the coding sequence ATGACTAAGAAGATTCACGTAACCGACACCATCCTGCGCGACGCCCACCAATCGCTGCTCGCCACCCGCATGCGCACCGAAGACATGCTGCCGATCTGCGACAAGCTCGACAAAGTCGGCTACTGGTCGCTGGAATGCTGGGGCGGCGCAACCTTTGACGCCTGCGTACGCTTTCTGAAAGAAGACCCGTGGGAGCGTCTGCGCCAGCTGCGCGCGGCACTGCCTAACACACGTCTGCAAATGCTCCTGCGTGGCCAGAACCTGCTGGGCTACCGCCACTACAGCGACGACGTGGTCAAAGCCTTCGTCGCGAAAGCCGCGGTCAACGGTATCGACGTGTTCCGTATCTTCGATGCAATGAACGACGTGCGTAACCTGCGCGTGGCCATCGAAGCGGTGAAAGCGTCGGGCAAACACGCTCAAGGCACCATCGCTTACACCACCAGCCCAGTGCACACCATTGAGGCGTTCGTGGCGCAAGCCAAACAAATGGAAGCCATGGGTTGCGACTCGGTGGCGATCAAGGACATGGCCGGCCTGCTGACACCGTACGCGACCGGTGAGCTGGTCAAGGCATTGAAATCCGAGCAGTCGCTGCCAGTGTTCATCCACTCGCACGACACGGCCGGTCTGGCCGCGATGTGCCAAATGAAGGCCATCGAAAACGGTGCCGACCACATCGACACCGCGATCTCCAGCTTCGCCTGGGGCACCAGCCACCCTGGCACCGAATCGATGGTCGCCGCCCTTAAAGGAAGCGAGTTCGATACCGGCCTGAACCTGGAGCTGCTGCAAGAGATCGGTCTGTACTTCTACGCCGTGCGCAAGAAGTACCACCAGTTCGAAAGTGAGTTCACCGCCGTCGACACCCGAGTTCAAGTCAACCAGGTACCGGGCGGGATGATTTCCAACCTGGCCAACCAGTTGAAAGAGCAGGGCGCGCTGAACCGCATGAGCGAAGTGCTGGCTGAAATCCCGCGCGTTCGCGAAGACCTCGGCTTCCCGCCGCTGGTAACGCCGACCTCGCAAATCGTCGGCACCCAGGCGTTCTTCAACGTGCTGGCTGGCGAGCGCTACAAAACCATCACCAACGAAGTGAAGCTCTACTTGCAAGGCGGCTACGGCAAGGCGCCGGGCACTGTTAACGAACAACTGCGTCGCCAGGCAATCGGTAGCGAAGAAGTGATCGACGTTCGTCCAGCCGATCTGCTCAAGCCGGAAATGGCCAAACTGCGTGCTGAAATTGGCACCGTGGCCAAGTCCGAAGAAGACGTGCTGACCTACGCCATGTTCCCGGACATCGGTCGCAAGTTCCTCGAAGAACGCGCTGCCGGCACCCTGACCCCTGAAGTGCTGCTACCGATTCCTGAAGCCGGTCGCGTGACCTCGGCCGGTGGCGAAGGCGTGCCGACCGAGTTCGTCATCGACGTTCACGGCGAGACCTACCGCGTCGACATCACCGGTGTCGGCGTCAAGGCTGAGGGCAAGCGTCACTTCTACCTTTCCATCGACGGCATGCCGGAAGAAGTGGTGTTCGAGCCGCTCAACGAATTCGTCGGCGGCGGCAGCAGCAAGCGCAAGCAAGCCACTGCGCCGGGCCACGTCAGCACCACCATGCCGGGCAACATCGTCGATGTGCTGGTCAAGGAAGGCGATACCGTGAAAGCCGGCCAGGCCGTGCTGATCACCGAAGCGATGAAGATGGAAACCGAAGTCCAATCGGCCATCGCCGGCAAAGTCACCGCCATTCACGTGGCCAAGGGCGACCGGGTCAATCCGGGCGAAATCCTGATCGAAATCGAAGGCTGA
- a CDS encoding acetyl-CoA carboxylase biotin carboxylase subunit, with protein MIKKILIANRGEIAVRIVRACAEMGIRSVAIYSDADRHALHVKRADEAHSIGAEPLAGYLNARKLVNLAVETGCDALHPGYGFLSENAELADICAERGIKFIGPSAEVIRRMGDKTEARRSMIKAGVPVTPGTEGNVADIAEALVEGDRIGYPVMLKATSGGGGRGIRRCDSREELEQAFPRVISEATKAFGSAEVFLEKCIVNPKHIEAQILGDSFGNVVHLFERDCSIQRRNQKLIEIAPSPQLTPEQRAYIGDLSVRAAKAVGYENAGTVEFLLAEGEVYFMEMNTRVQVEHTITEEITGIDIVREQIRIASGLPLSVKQEDIQHRGFALQFRINAEDPKNNFLPSFGKITRYYAPGGPGVRTDTAIYTGYTIPPFYDSMCLKLVVWALTWEEAMDRGLRALDDMRLQGVKTTAAYYQEILRNPEFRSGQFNTSFVESHPELTNYSIKRKPEELALAIAAAIAAHAGL; from the coding sequence GTGATAAAAAAGATCCTGATCGCCAACCGTGGTGAGATTGCCGTACGAATCGTACGTGCCTGCGCCGAGATGGGCATTCGCTCGGTCGCGATCTATTCAGACGCCGACCGTCATGCCTTGCATGTGAAGCGTGCGGATGAGGCCCACAGCATTGGTGCCGAGCCATTGGCCGGCTACCTGAATGCGCGAAAATTGGTGAACCTGGCCGTGGAAACCGGTTGTGATGCGTTGCATCCCGGTTACGGCTTCCTCTCGGAAAACGCTGAACTGGCCGATATCTGCGCAGAGCGCGGCATCAAGTTCATTGGTCCATCGGCTGAAGTCATACGCCGTATGGGCGACAAGACAGAAGCCCGCCGCAGCATGATCAAGGCCGGCGTGCCGGTTACGCCTGGCACCGAAGGCAACGTCGCGGACATCGCCGAAGCTTTGGTCGAAGGCGACCGTATTGGTTACCCGGTGATGCTCAAGGCAACCTCCGGTGGTGGTGGTCGTGGTATCCGTCGCTGCGACAGCCGCGAAGAACTTGAACAAGCCTTCCCGCGCGTGATCTCTGAAGCCACCAAGGCCTTCGGTTCGGCGGAAGTGTTTCTGGAAAAATGCATCGTCAATCCAAAGCACATCGAAGCGCAGATTCTCGGCGACAGCTTTGGCAACGTGGTGCACCTGTTCGAGCGTGATTGCTCGATCCAGCGTCGCAACCAGAAACTGATCGAGATCGCCCCGAGCCCGCAGCTGACCCCTGAACAGCGCGCCTACATCGGCGACCTGTCGGTGCGTGCAGCCAAGGCCGTGGGTTACGAGAACGCCGGCACCGTGGAGTTCTTGCTCGCCGAGGGCGAGGTGTACTTCATGGAAATGAACACCCGGGTGCAGGTGGAACACACCATCACCGAAGAAATCACCGGCATCGATATCGTGCGTGAGCAGATCCGCATCGCATCGGGCCTGCCGCTTTCGGTGAAACAGGAAGACATCCAGCACCGCGGTTTCGCGCTGCAGTTCCGGATCAACGCCGAAGACCCGAAAAACAACTTCCTGCCGAGCTTCGGCAAGATCACCCGTTACTACGCACCCGGCGGCCCCGGTGTGCGTACCGACACGGCGATCTACACCGGTTACACCATTCCGCCGTTCTACGACTCCATGTGCCTGAAACTGGTGGTGTGGGCGTTGACCTGGGAAGAAGCGATGGACCGTGGCTTGCGTGCCTTGGACGACATGCGTCTGCAAGGGGTCAAGACCACCGCCGCGTACTACCAGGAAATCCTGCGTAACCCGGAATTCCGTAGCGGCCAGTTCAATACCAGCTTCGTTGAAAGCCATCCTGAACTGACCAACTACTCGATCAAGCGCAAACCCGAAGAGCTGGCCCTGGCCATCGCCGCCGCCATCGCCGCCCACGCAGGCCTGTGA
- a CDS encoding LysR family transcriptional regulator gives MRKSLMRMTLRQLQIFNEVCDLRSYSRAADEMSLTQPAVSLQIRQLEELIGQPLFDYVGKKLYMTEAAEALQRASRDIFGRLENLDMQLSDMQGSLQGQLKLAVESSAKYFVPHLFAAFKRQHPEVNLQLTVVNRGQVIRRLSDNRDDLVIMSMVPQDMGLEFLPFLNNPIVAVAPPDHPLSHMGPLRLQDLEPYTLLLREPGSGTRLACEEYFKEKRVHFNQTQEVSSAEAQRECVLAGLGVALLTRHALNLELATGGLIELPVEELPLYRSWCLVQAKAKRLSPVAHAFLAFIRSERIQISALVERFDGKLSARPASS, from the coding sequence ATGCGTAAGTCCTTGATGCGTATGACATTGCGTCAGTTGCAGATTTTCAATGAAGTCTGCGACCTGAGGTCCTACAGCCGAGCAGCCGACGAAATGTCACTCACACAACCGGCCGTCAGCCTACAGATTCGGCAACTTGAGGAGCTGATTGGTCAGCCCTTGTTCGATTATGTCGGCAAAAAACTCTACATGACCGAGGCCGCCGAAGCACTCCAACGTGCCAGCCGGGACATTTTCGGGCGCCTGGAAAACCTCGACATGCAACTCTCGGACATGCAGGGATCTCTTCAAGGGCAGTTGAAGCTGGCGGTGGAATCCAGCGCAAAGTATTTCGTCCCGCACCTGTTTGCCGCGTTCAAGCGCCAGCATCCAGAAGTGAATCTGCAACTGACAGTTGTCAACCGAGGACAGGTGATTCGTCGACTGTCCGATAACCGCGACGACCTGGTGATCATGTCCATGGTGCCCCAGGACATGGGGCTGGAGTTTCTGCCCTTCCTCAACAATCCGATCGTGGCCGTGGCGCCACCGGATCATCCGCTCAGCCACATGGGGCCTCTACGCCTGCAGGACCTTGAGCCTTACACCCTCTTGCTGCGCGAACCCGGTTCCGGAACGCGACTGGCGTGCGAAGAGTATTTCAAGGAAAAGCGCGTGCACTTCAACCAGACCCAGGAAGTCTCGTCAGCCGAAGCCCAGCGTGAATGTGTGTTGGCGGGTCTGGGCGTAGCGCTGTTGACGCGTCACGCCCTGAACCTTGAGTTGGCGACCGGCGGACTGATTGAGTTGCCGGTCGAAGAGCTGCCGCTGTACCGCAGTTGGTGCCTGGTGCAGGCCAAGGCCAAACGGCTGTCACCGGTGGCGCACGCATTCCTTGCGTTTATCCGCAGCGAGCGGATACAGATCAGCGCCCTGGTTGAGCGTTTCGACGGGAAGCTGTCGGCGCGGCCTGCCAGTAGTTGA
- a CDS encoding PA3496 family putative envelope integrity protein produces MAQPYEERNSAAKTRRQQEDQRRMEFRRAIEDRCERRQLLAEIGDFPELELNYWQAAPTASRRNAQPGR; encoded by the coding sequence ATGGCCCAGCCCTACGAAGAACGCAACAGCGCTGCCAAAACTCGCCGTCAGCAAGAAGATCAGCGCCGCATGGAATTTCGCCGCGCGATCGAAGATCGCTGCGAGCGCCGCCAGTTGCTGGCCGAGATTGGTGATTTTCCTGAGCTGGAGCTCAACTACTGGCAGGCCGCGCCGACAGCTTCCCGTCGAAACGCTCAACCAGGGCGCTGA